The Sandaracinus amylolyticus genomic interval CTCGGCGCGGGGCGGCTCGGCGGGAGACGACGTGAACAGGCTCAGCCCGAGGCTCCTCGAGAGCTCGCGCGCGACGAGCTGTCCTCGGATGCTGTTGCCCGCGCCGTCGAGCAGCGGCGAGAACGAGCCGAGCGCGCCCTTGCCCGGCGCGACCGCGACGATGCCGCCGGCGATCCCGCTCTTGCCGGGGATGCCGACCTCGTAGAGCCAGTCGCCGGACGTCTCGTACATTCCCGCGGTCGTCATCACCGCGAGCGCGTACGCGCAGCTCTCCACCGAGACGACGCGCTCGCGCGTCTTCGGCTGCACGCCGCCGTCGGCGAGCGTCGCGCCCATGAGCGCGAGATCTTCGGCGGTCACCTGCACGCACGACTGACGCGTGTAGAGCTCGGTCGCCTCGGTCGGATGCATCCCGAGCCGGCCGAGCCCGTGGAGCAGCCACGCCATGCCGTGGTTGCGGTGGTGCGTCTGCATCGCGGACGCGTACACGTCCTCGTCGAGCGCGAGCGGATGTCCGGCGAAGCGCGCGAGGCCTTCGCTCAGGTGCGCCCACTTCGCTTCGAGGCTCTCGCCCGGCAGATGGCTCGCGGCCGCGAGCGCGCCCGAGTTGACCATCGGGTTGGTGCGCCCCTCGTCGCCGAAGTCGATCGCAGCCGCGGAGTTGAAGGGCATGCCCGTCGCGTTCGCGCCGATCAGGCGCCGGCACGCGGCAGGACCGAGCGCCTCGCAGAGCAGCGCGAACGTGAAGGGCTTGGCGACGCTCATGATCGTGAACGGGTGCCGTGCGTCGCCGATCGAGACGAGGCTCCCGTCGATGCCCGCCAAGCTGACGCCGAAGAGCTCGGGTGAGACGCGCGCGAGCGCCGGATAGACCTCCGAGCACGCGCCCTCGGTGTGGACGCGCGCGTGCTCGAACGCGGCCTGCACGCGGCGCTGCACGTCGGCAGGAGGCGGCAGGTGTCCCGTGGAGACGTAGAGGCTCTCGTCGGTGAGATCGGTGGGAGCGGGCGGCATCGAGTCGCCAGATGGGCGCATCCCGAGCAGCAGCAACGGCGCGCTCTCCGTCGCACCGCGCCACGTCGGCGCGCCCTCTACGCGACGTCGGGTCACGAGCGGCGCGCGAGCAAGTAGGTCGGCTCGGAGAACGTGGTGTCCTCGACGGCGTAGACGATCTGCCGGCCTTCCTTCTCGCCCACGCACACGCCGTCCTCGGCGAGCGAGCGCAGCGCCTGCTGCACCGCCCGGAGCGAGAGCCCGACGCGCTTCGCGGCATCGCTCGCGGTCACGCGACCGTCGTGCGCGAGCACGCGCAGCACCGCGTCGTGGATCGGCGCGGCGCAGCGCGGATCGGGCACCGCGATCGCGGCGCGCAGGCGCAGCGCGATGACGCCCTGGCCGCGCACGATCTCGCCCGCGCCCTCGAGGTACAGCCGGGCGCGGGTGACGAGCACCTCGAACACGCCGCGATGCGCGATCGCGTCGTAGGGCATCTCGTAGGTGCGCGCGAAGCACTCGGGGTCGGTCAGCCCCTCGGGGCCCGCGCACGCGAGCACCGCGACGAGCGTCTCGACGCGGCCACGACGCCGCAGCGTCTTGCGCAGGTGCACGCGGGGATGCCGCGCGACGAGCGCGCCCGCGGCCCCGAGCACGCGGCGCGGCGCCGCATCGGGCGCGGCGAGGACGATCGCCTCGGCCGCGTCGCGCGACTCGGCGTCGATGCGCATGCAGAGGCCGTGGATCGAAGCCGGCGCGGCGATCGTCGCGCCGCTGCACCACGCGGCGAGCTCGGGCTCTTCGGCGCGCGCGTCGACACGCGCGTCGAGCGCGACGAGGACGTGGCGTGCCTCGCGCGCGGCGAACGCGATCGGGCCCACCGCGTCGAAGAGCGCATGCGCGGCGCGCTCGAGCGCGGGCTCGTCGCCGGCGGTCGCGGCGCGGAGCACGGACGCGAGCGCCGCTGCGCCGCGCTCCGCGCAGGTCGCGTCGGGCGCGGGGCGAAGCCCCTCGAGGGCCTCGGTGTCGCCCGCGAGCAGGCGCTCCCAGCGCACCCACGGACGGCAGGGCTCGGCGACGAACCGATCGAGCGCTCCGAGGATGCGCAGCGCGAGGTGCGGATGGCGCGCGCTCCGGCGCGCCCGCGCGAGCACGAGGTGCGCGAGGTGCTCGTGCGCGGGGAGCGCCTCGGTGCGCGCCATGCGCGAGGCGCGTCGGGCGTGCGCGAGCATCGACGTGACGTCGCCGCGGCTCTCGGCGCGGAGCGCGCGCAGGGTGCCCGCATCGATCACCACCGGCGCGCTGCCGGCCTCGCGCGCGAGGCGCTCGATCGTCGCGAGCGATGCGTCGTCGTCTTCGAGATCGCCGCGCAGCCACGCCGACCAGGCGTGCCCGAGCGCGAGCCAGAGGCGCGGCTCGGACGCGTCGGGCAGATCGTGGGCGAGCGCGGCGTGGAGCGACGTGATCGCGTCGAGCTCTCGGCGCGCGAAGCCGAGCACGGCACGGCGCGCGAGGTGGGCGCACGCGAGCGCGGCGATGGCGCGCGCATCGAGCGGCGTTGTGCGATGTCGCGCGATCTCGTCGACGGAGGGCGCCTCGAACGCGTCGGGATCGAGCAGCGCGCCCGCGGCCCGGAGCGCGAGCGACCACGCGTGATCGATCGCGGTGCGCGCAGGCTGCGAGACGACGAGCGCGGCCTCGTCGAGCGCGCCTCGGATCATCGCGGCGTACGCGCGCTCGCTCATCGGAACGTCCCCTCGAGCGCGAGCGAGGTGCCGCCCCAGCGGATCGCGATCGGCCGATCGTCGTGCTCGAGATCGATCACGACGATCGTGACGAGCGCGGCGATCGACAGGCCGGCGAGGACGAACCCCGCGATGCTCGCGCCGAGCGCCGCGTCGCGCTCCACGAGCACCGCCTCGCACCCCGTCGCCGGAAGACCGAGCGTGCAGACCTCGTCGTAGGCACGCTGCCGCTCGTCCACCGCGAAGACGAAGCCGATGCCCGTCGCGAGCGAGGCTGCGCCGAGCGCGGCCGACGCCACGTACCACGCGCTGAAATCCGGCGTCGCGTCGGGCTCGACCTCGACGCGAGGCGACACGAGCCGCACGAGCGCGGGCGCCTCGCCCACCACCAGCGTCGCGCTCGCGCTCGCGAGCACGTCGCCCTCGGCATCGTGGGCCTCGAAGCGATGCGCTCCGGGCGGCAGGCGCACCGCGGTGCTGCGCGGCAGCGGGCCGAAGTCGAGCCCGTCGACGACCAGCCGCGCGCTGCCGCGATCGAGCTCGACGATCGCCTCGCCGGGCTGGAGGTTCGCCTCGATGCGACGGCGCCGCCGACCGTCGAGCGACGAGAGCGGATGCACGCGCAAGAACGCGTCGTAGCTCTGTGCCGAGCGCAGCGGCTCGCCCATCAACATCAACGCCGCGCCTCGCTCGGCGAGCGCAGCGGGATCGCCGAGCGCGCACTGGCGATCGAAGCGCGCGAGCGCGGACTCGGCGATCACGCGCACGCGCGCGCCGCGACGGCGCGCCTCCGCGATCGCGTCCTGGAGCAGCGCGGTGCCCTCCGTGAGCGCGACGCGCGCGCCGCGAGGATCGTCGCCGTCGCACTCGGGCAACGGCTGCGCCGCGAGCCGCGATGGTGCCCATGCCGCGGCGAGCGCGAGCAGCAACGTGATCGTCAGTCGAGGCACGGGATGCCGGTCGCGGCGCCGCAGTCGGCGTCGGAAGGCGCGCGATCGCGACGCGCACGGGCACGACGTCGCGCGGGCCGCGGCGCGGGATCCGCCTGCAGCGTGGTGCTCGCCGCCGGCGCGACGACGGGCTCGGCGGGCGGCGCGGGCTCGACGTTCGGCGCCGTCGCGGGCGCGGCCGCCGCGCGCGGCGGCGGAGGCAGCGGCGTGACCGTGATCACCGGAGGCTCGGCGCGATCGGTCACCACGAGCGCCGCGATCCCACCGAACGCGGCGAGCGCCGCGACGATCGCCGCGCCGACGAGCGCGCGCCGTCGTGCCGGCGCCGCGCGGCGGTGCACCGAGGTCGGAGGCTCGGACACGCCCGAGCGCGCCGCCTCCGCGAACGCGCGCGCGAACGCGAGCGTCGTCGGAAAGCGCCGCTCGCGGTCGTGCTGCAGCGCGCGCTCGATCACGCGCTCGAGCGCCGGTCCGACGTACGCGATCGTGCTCGGCGGCGCGTACGGATCGCCGCGCAGGAGCTTCGCGAGCGCGCTGCGCGAGTCGTCGGACTCGTAGGGGCGCGCGCCGGTGAGCATCTGGTACGCGATCACGCCGAGCGCGTACTGATCGGCGCGCGCGTCGATGTCGCGCCGTCCCTCGGCCTGCTCGATCGCCATGTAGAACGGCGAGCCGATCACCATCCCGGTGTGGGTGTGCTCGTCGTCCTCGACGTCGCGCGTGGTGCCGAGGTCGATGACCTTCGGCGTCTCGCCCGCGTCGGTGCGCGCGAGGAACACGTTGCCCGGCTTGAGGTCGCGGTGGACCAGGCCGCGATCGTTCAGCAGCTGCACCGCCTCGGCGATCGGCACCAGGATCGCCGCCGCCTCGGACGGCGTGACGCGCACCACGCGCCGCAGCCGCGACGCGAGCGTCTCGCCCTCGAGCAGCTCCATCGGCAGGTAGATCGTGCCGCCGTCGATGCCGGGCTCGTGGGTCTCGACCAGGTTCGGATGCTGGAGCTGCGACGCGATCGTCGCCTCGCGCACGAAGCGATCGACGAAGTCGGGATCACGCCCGAGCTCGGGGCGCACGACCTTGAGCGCGCGCAGCTGCCCGGTGACGCGGTTGCGCGCACGGTAGACGACGCCCATGCCGCCCGACGCGATCTCCGCTTCGATGACGTAAGGTCCGAGGGTGTCGCCCGGGGCTGTCACGTCGCGGTCTATGGTACTCCAGGGGTGATCGCCGAGCGACGATGCGACGATCGACGACAGCGCTGCTCGCTTCGCTGCTGCTCGCGGCCTGCACCACGCCGCGGCTCCTGCCGTTCGACGCGGGCGACGACATGGACGCGAGCGACGGCGCGCTCGACGCGCCGCCCGACGCGTGGATGTGCGTCGAGGCCACGAGCGCGTGCGCGAGCGAGTCGGAGTGCTGCGGCGATCTGGCGTGCGCGACCACCGCGACGTCGGGCCCCGAGCGCACCGTGTGCTGCGGGCTCGCGACCGAGCCCTGCTCGTTCATCGACGGCGAGGACTGCTGCGGCCGGCTGATCTGCGCGACCACGACGACGTCCGGGACGCGCAAGGTGTGCTGCGCGGAGTCGGGCCAGGCGTGCACGACGTCGACCGGCTGCTGCGGCACGAGCGTGTGTCGATCAGGCGTGTGCAGCTAGCTCGCGGACGAACGGCGTGGCGGGCGCCGCGACGAGCTCGTCCCACGTGCCCTGCTGCACGACGCGCCCCGCCTCCATCACCGCGATGCGCTGGCCCAGCGCGCGCGCCTCCGCGGCATCGTGCGTGACCACGATGCTCGGGATCGCGAGCGCACCCAGCGTGGTCGCCAGGAAGTCGCGCACCTCGCGGCGCGCGCGCGCGTCGAGCGCGGCGAGCGGCTCGTCCAGGAGCAACGCGCGCGGCGAGATCGAGAGAGCGCGCGCGAGCGCGACGCGCTGGCGCTCACCGCCCGAGAGCGTGCTCGGCCTCCGCGATGCGAGGTGCTCGATCTGCAGATCGCGCAGCACCTCGTCGATCCGGCGCGCGCGCTCGGCACGTGCCAGCGCGCTCGACACCGCGAGTTCCACGTTCCCGCGCACGTCGAGGTGCGGAAAGAGCGCGTGATCCTGGGGCGCGTACCCGAGCCGGCGCGCCTCGACCGGCGCGTTCACCGACGCGCTCGTGTCGAGGAGCACCACGCCGTTCACCTCGATGCGCCCGCGCGTGACCGGCAGCACGCCGAGCAGCAACGAGAGCAGCGTCGTCTTGCCCGCACCGTTGGGCCCGACGATCGCGAGCACGCCGGGCCCGGTGTCGAGCTCGACGTCGATCGCCAGCCGCCCCACCTGCGCCTCGATGCGGGCGCGCAGGCTCACGTCGCTCTCCGCAGCAGCGCGCGCATCGCGACGAAGAGCGCCGCCGCGACCGCGACGAGCACGATCGACATCGCCTGCGCCGCGCGCAGATCCGACTCCATCGCGGTGTAGATCGCGAGCGGCATCGTCTGGGTCACGCCCTCGAGGTTGCCCGCGAACATCAGCGTCGCGCCGAATTCTCCGAGCGCGCGCGCCCACGACATCGCGGCGCCGGCGAGCAGCCCCGGCGCGGCGAGCGGCAGCGAGATCCGCAGCAGCACGCGGAGCGGCGACGCGCCGAAGGTGCGCGCGACGACGATCAGCCGCTCGTCCACCCGGCGGAACGCGCCGAGCGCGGCCTGCACGAAGAACGGCGCGGCCACGAACACCTCGGCCATCACCACCGCGAGCGTCGTGAACGCGGGCGATCCCGTCCACGCGCCGACGAGCCCCCGGCGCCCGAACGCGAGCAGCAGCGCGACCCCGGCGACCGCAGGAGGCACGACGATCGGGAGCTGCACGATCGTCTCCACCACGCGCGCGACCGGACCGCGCGCGCTGCGCAGCGACCACGCGAGCGGGATCCCGAGCACGACGACGATGCCGAGGCTCGCGAGCGTGGTGAGCAAGCTGAGGCGCAGCGCGGGCACGACGAGCGGGCTCGCGAGGCCCGCCGCGAGATCGGTGGTGGTCACGACGAGCGCGACGAGCGGCACCACGAGGAAGATCGCGAGCACGCCGCCGAGCGCCGCGACGAGGATCGACTGCGCGCGCGTCATGGCGCGAAGCCGTGCTCGGCGAGCACGCGCCGTCCGCGCTCGGAGCGCACGAGCTCGACGAATTCGCGCGCCAGCGCGGGGTGCGCGGCGTTCGTCGTGATCGCGATCGGGTACTCCGCGACGACGTTGCGCTCGGGCGGGATGCTCACCACGCGCACCTCGTCGCCCGCGGAGCGCGCGTCGGTGCGGTACACGATGCCGGCGTCTGCCTCGCCGAGGCGCACCTTCGCGAGCACCGCGCGCACGTCGAGCTCGTGCGACACGATCCGCGCCTCGATGCGCGCCCGGAGCTCCGCGGGCAGGCGCTCGAGGATGCGCCGGGTGTAGCGACCGATCGGCACGCTCTCCGCGCCGATCACGATGCGCGTGGCCGCGGGCAGATCCTCGAGCGCGCGCACCGGCACGTCGGGCGCGACGACGATCACCGGCTCGTTGTGCGCGAACACCACGGGCGACGCGACGAGCCCGGCGCGCACCAGCTCGTCGACGTGCTGCACGTCGGCGGACGCGAGAACGTCGGCGGGCGCGCCCTGCTCGATCTGCGCGCGGAGCTGCTGCGTGCCCGCGAGCTGGAAGGTGAGCTCGACGTCCGGATGCGCACGCTCGAATTCGTCGCCGATCTCCGCGAACGTGTCGCGCAGCGAGGACGCCGCGAATACGACGAGCCGATCCTCGCGTGGCGGATCGCTGCACGCCGCGAGCAGCAGCACGAGCGCGAGCGCTCTCACGCCGCGCTCACTTCCGCGACGCGCGTGCCGCTCGCGCTCACGTCGTAGCCCAGCGACGCGAGCTCGCGGCGCGAGGGCCCCGCCGTCATCACGTCGAAGAAGCGCTCGACCCGCGCGTCCGCGAGCAGCGCGCGCGGCACCACGAGGTCGTACCGCTCCTCGGCGAGCGCGACGAAGTCGAGCCCGTACGCGATCGCCGCGTCACGCGTCGCGATGCCCGCGTCCGCCGCGCCGAGCGAGACCGCGTGCGCGACCTCGAGGTGCCCGCTCGCCTGGATGGTCGAGGGCGCGCATCCCGCGTCGCGCAGCGCGCGATCGAGCAGGCGCCGCGCGCCCGAGCCCGGCTCGCGGGTGACGACGCGGATGCCCCGGCGGCCGAGATCGCCCGGCCCGCGGATCGTGTTCGCGCGCGCGGGCGCGATCACCAGCCCCGCCTCCCAGCGCGCGAGCGTGATCAGCACGAAGCGCCCCGCGCCCGCGTGACGGCGCACGTCGGGCACGTTCGCCTCGCCGGTGCGCGCGTCGACGAGGTGCACGCCCGCGAGGTGCGCGCGGCGCGACGCCAGCGCCTCGAGCGCGCGCGTGCTCGAGGCCGGGATCCACACGACGCGCGCCGATCGCGCGGCGAGCACGCCGAGCGCGGGGGCGCAGCCCATGACGATCAGGTTCTCCGCGCTCTCCGCGATCGGACGCACCGCCTCGACCGTGGCCCTGCCCTTCACCGGCATGCCCGCGATCCCGTCGGCCGCGCGCACCGCGCCGCCGTGCAGCGGGTACGAGACCCAGCGTCCGCCGATCTTCGCGAGCGCGACCCGGCCCGGGCGCGTCGCGCCCCAGGGCTCGGCGGAGATCGTCTCCTCGCTCGGCGCGGCGCCGAAGAGCTCCTCGACGGTCGTGTCGAGCGCGCGCGACAGCCGCAGCGCGACGTCCACACCCGGCACGGCGCGTCCCGCTTCGATCGCGCCGATGCTCTGCCGCGTGAGGCTCGCGGCCGACGCGAGCGCGACCTGGGAGAGCCCGCGTGCCTCGCGCAGCGCGCGCAGTCGGTTCGGAGGCATGACAAGCGCTCCTTGCAGGGTGCAGCGTGTGCTTGTCAAGCATGACGCGCGCCTCGGCACGTCGCGGTTTTTTCGCCGCGCTCCCTATCCTCGCGGCCTTCTCGTTCGTCCTCCGGGCATGACGACCGAAACCCAGGCAGGCCGGCGGCTCTACGTCTCGATGTGCGTGTCGCTCGACGGCTTCATCGACGGCCCGAACGGCGAGATCGATTGGTTCCACGACGGCGATCCGCAGTTCGAGCAGTACTGCGACGAGATGATCGACTCGGTCGGGCTCGCGATCTTCGGCCGACGCTCGTACGAGATCATGCTGAGCTACTGGCCCGAGGCCGAGCGCCACCCGCGCTCGCCGCACGAGCGCGCGTTCGCGCGCAAGATGAACGCGCTGCCGAAGGTCGTGCTCTCGCGCACCCTCGAGCGCGCCGAGTGGCAGAACACGCGCGTCGTGCGCGATCGCGTGGGCGAGACGATCCGCGAGCTCAAGCAGCAGCCGGGCGAGCCGATCGTCGCGTGGGCGGGCGCGGAGCTCGTCGCGACGCTGAGCGCGCTCGACCTCGTCGACGAGTACCGGCTGATCGTGCACCCGGTGGTGCTCGGCGGCGGCACGCCGATGTGGAAGGACGTCGTGCAGCGACGAGCGCTGAGGCTCGTGCGCACGACGCAGCTCGGCCAGCAGCTCGTCCTGCTGTGTTACGAGCCCGAGCGCCGATCCGCGTGAGCGCTCGTGCCGAGCGCCTCGCGCAGGACGTCGATCGCCTGGGCGGTCGCGGCCTTCGCGGCCTGGGTGTCGCGCAGCGGGTTCAGCATCATGAAGTCGTGGCAGATGCCGTCGTAGCGCACGGTCGTCACCGAGACGCCCGCCTCGCGCAGCTTCGCCGCGTACGCCTCGCCCTCGTCGCGCAGCACGTCGGCCTCGTCGACGATCAGGAACGCCGGGGGCAGGCCCTTCAGGTCCTCGGCGGTCGCGCGCAGCGGCGACGCGGTGATCTCGGATCGCCTCGCGACGTCGGGCGCGTAGGCATCCCAGAACCACGCCATCGCCCTCGCGGTGAGGAACGGGCCGTTCGCGAACTGCGCGTAGCTCGGCGTGCTCATGCCGGCGTCGGTGACCGGGTAGTACATCGAGTGGTGCACGAAGCGGACGTCGCCGCGCTTCTTCGCGAGCAGCGCCACGGCGGCGGTCATGTTGCCGCCCACCGAGTCGCCCGCGATCGCCATGCGTCCGGGGTCGAGCCCGATGCCCTCGCCGTCGCGCACGATCCAGCGCGCGGTCGCGTAGACCTGCTCGATCGCGACGGGATAGTGCGCCTCGGGCGACGGCGTGTACTCGACGAACACCACCGCCGCGCCGACGCCGACCGCGAGCTCGCGCACCAGGCGATCGTGGGTGCGCGCGTTGCCCAGCACCCAGCCGCCGCCGTGCACGTAGAGCACGACGGGGAGCGAGCCGGTCGCGCCCTTCGGTCTCACGACGCGCACCCGCACGTCGCCGACGTCGGCGGGGACGGTGACCCAGGTCTCGTCGATCGCGGGCAGATCCATCGGGCCCGACTGCAGGCCGTCGAGCACCTTGCGCGCGTCGGCGGGGGAGAGCTCGTAGAGGAACGGCGGCTTCGACGTGGCCTTGGCGAGGTCGCGCGCGGCCGGTTCGAGGACGACATCAGGCATCTCACTGCTCCGTTCGCGAATCAGCGGTGAGTTCGGTCCGCAACCAGGGCACGCAAGCGCCGAGCGTCGGCGGAATCGGCGACCATGAAAAAAAGCGCCGAGGCGTGTCGTATCAAGCGCCGATCGTTCGTCGTCTCGGCAAGGAAGCGAGGACGCGATGGGCAAGCTGACGGTGACGACGTTCGTGACGCTCGACGGTGTGATGCAGGGGCCCGGTGGGCCCGACGAGGATCGGCGCGACGGGTTCACCCACGGCGGGTGGGTCGTTCCGTACTTCGACGACGCGCTGGGCGCGTTCGTCGTCGACGTCTTCTCGCGCGTCGACGCGTTCCTGCTCGGGCGCTTCACCTACGACACGTTCGCCGCGCACTGGCCGCGGGTCACCGATCCGAACGATCCCATCGCGGCGAAGCTGAACGCGCTGCCGAAGCACGTCGCATCGCGATCGATGCGCGAGGCCTCGTGGAACGCGTCGAGCGTGATCCAGGGCGACGTCGTCGAGGCGGTCGCGGCGCTGAAGAAGCAGTACGCGCGCGAGCTGCAGGTGCACGGCAGCGCGGGGCTGCTGCAGACGCTGCTGCGCTCCGATCTGGTGGACGAGCTGAACGTGATGCAGTTCCCGATCGTGCTCGGGACCGGCAAGCGGCTGTTCGAGCCGAGCGTCGCGCCGAGCGCGCTCTCGCTCGCGCGCTCGAGCACGAGCACCACCGGCGTGGTGATGAGCGTGTACCGGCGCGTCGGGAAGCCGTCGTACGGGTCGTTCGCGCTCGAGTGAGCGTCACAGCCCGGCGAACGTGGCGGCCTCACGCGGTGAGATCACCGCGCCGTCGAGCGACATCGTGGCGGCACGAAGGCGGAGGCGTCCACCGGCGCCTCCGCCGCCTCCCGCGTTGTCGAGGCTGCCCGTCGCCGCGCGCCCTGCGACACCGCCGACCGCGCCGGTCGCACCGCCGGCCCCGCCCGATGCGCCTTCGCCGCTGCCCGTGCCGCCGCGCGCGGCGCGCGAGGCCGTCTGACCGGGCTCTCCGTCGGCGCCGCGGCGCGACACGTCGGCGCCCGCGCCGCCTCCGCCGCCGTTCGCGACGAGCACGCCGTGCACCTCGAGCGTGCGCGCCTCGAGCAGGATCGCGCCGCCCGCGCCGCCCCCGCCGGCGCCGTCGTCGAGCGCGCCGCCACGCCCGCCGCCGCCCGCGCAGTCGATCACGCCGCCGGCCGCGATCACGATGCGCTCCGCGACGATCTGGACCGCACCGCCGCCGCCGCCGCCCTCACCGGGTGCGTCGGAGCCACCGCCGGCCGCGCCTCCGCTGCCCCCGAGCAGCGGCGAGAGATCGTCCTCGCCGCAGCGCGCGCCTCCTGCCGGTCCGCGGGTGTCGTCGTGGTCGCCGCCGGCACCGCCGGGCGCGGCGAAGCCGCCGCCGCCGCCGCCGACGTCGGTCGACGTGCCGGCGCCCGCAGCGCCGCCGCCCGGGCCGCGGCCCGCGCGCGACGACGAGGTCCCGCCTGCGAACCCGCCCGGGCCGGGCTCGTCGCCATCGGCATCGGCGTCGAGACGCCCTTCGATCCGCGCTTCGTCG includes:
- a CDS encoding ATP-binding cassette domain-containing protein — translated: MSLRARIEAQVGRLAIDVELDTGPGVLAIVGPNGAGKTTLLSLLLGVLPVTRGRIEVNGVVLLDTSASVNAPVEARRLGYAPQDHALFPHLDVRGNVELAVSSALARAERARRIDEVLRDLQIEHLASRRPSTLSGGERQRVALARALSISPRALLLDEPLAALDARARREVRDFLATTLGALAIPSIVVTHDAAEARALGQRIAVMEAGRVVQQGTWDELVAAPATPFVRELAAHA
- a CDS encoding dihydrofolate reductase family protein, coding for MGKLTVTTFVTLDGVMQGPGGPDEDRRDGFTHGGWVVPYFDDALGAFVVDVFSRVDAFLLGRFTYDTFAAHWPRVTDPNDPIAAKLNALPKHVASRSMREASWNASSVIQGDVVEAVAALKKQYARELQVHGSAGLLQTLLRSDLVDELNVMQFPIVLGTGKRLFEPSVAPSALSLARSSTSTTGVVMSVYRRVGKPSYGSFALE
- the modA gene encoding molybdate ABC transporter substrate-binding protein produces the protein MRALALVLLLAACSDPPREDRLVVFAASSLRDTFAEIGDEFERAHPDVELTFQLAGTQQLRAQIEQGAPADVLASADVQHVDELVRAGLVASPVVFAHNEPVIVVAPDVPVRALEDLPAATRIVIGAESVPIGRYTRRILERLPAELRARIEARIVSHELDVRAVLAKVRLGEADAGIVYRTDARSAGDEVRVVSIPPERNVVAEYPIAITTNAAHPALAREFVELVRSERGRRVLAEHGFAP
- a CDS encoding winged helix-turn-helix domain-containing protein; this translates as MSERAYAAMIRGALDEAALVVSQPARTAIDHAWSLALRAAGALLDPDAFEAPSVDEIARHRTTPLDARAIAALACAHLARRAVLGFARRELDAITSLHAALAHDLPDASEPRLWLALGHAWSAWLRGDLEDDDASLATIERLAREAGSAPVVIDAGTLRALRAESRGDVTSMLAHARRASRMARTEALPAHEHLAHLVLARARRSARHPHLALRILGALDRFVAEPCRPWVRWERLLAGDTEALEGLRPAPDATCAERGAAALASVLRAATAGDEPALERAAHALFDAVGPIAFAAREARHVLVALDARVDARAEEPELAAWCSGATIAAPASIHGLCMRIDAESRDAAEAIVLAAPDAAPRRVLGAAGALVARHPRVHLRKTLRRRGRVETLVAVLACAGPEGLTDPECFARTYEMPYDAIAHRGVFEVLVTRARLYLEGAGEIVRGQGVIALRLRAAIAVPDPRCAAPIHDAVLRVLAHDGRVTASDAAKRVGLSLRAVQQALRSLAEDGVCVGEKEGRQIVYAVEDTTFSEPTYLLARRS
- a CDS encoding ABC transporter permease; this translates as MTRAQSILVAALGGVLAIFLVVPLVALVVTTTDLAAGLASPLVVPALRLSLLTTLASLGIVVVLGIPLAWSLRSARGPVARVVETIVQLPIVVPPAVAGVALLLAFGRRGLVGAWTGSPAFTTLAVVMAEVFVAAPFFVQAALGAFRRVDERLIVVARTFGASPLRVLLRISLPLAAPGLLAGAAMSWARALGEFGATLMFAGNLEGVTQTMPLAIYTAMESDLRAAQAMSIVLVAVAAALFVAMRALLRRAT
- a CDS encoding alpha/beta hydrolase → MPDVVLEPAARDLAKATSKPPFLYELSPADARKVLDGLQSGPMDLPAIDETWVTVPADVGDVRVRVVRPKGATGSLPVVLYVHGGGWVLGNARTHDRLVRELAVGVGAAVVFVEYTPSPEAHYPVAIEQVYATARWIVRDGEGIGLDPGRMAIAGDSVGGNMTAAVALLAKKRGDVRFVHHSMYYPVTDAGMSTPSYAQFANGPFLTARAMAWFWDAYAPDVARRSEITASPLRATAEDLKGLPPAFLIVDEADVLRDEGEAYAAKLREAGVSVTTVRYDGICHDFMMLNPLRDTQAAKAATAQAIDVLREALGTSAHADRRSGS
- a CDS encoding dihydrofolate reductase family protein is translated as MTTETQAGRRLYVSMCVSLDGFIDGPNGEIDWFHDGDPQFEQYCDEMIDSVGLAIFGRRSYEIMLSYWPEAERHPRSPHERAFARKMNALPKVVLSRTLERAEWQNTRVVRDRVGETIRELKQQPGEPIVAWAGAELVATLSALDLVDEYRLIVHPVVLGGGTPMWKDVVQRRALRLVRTTQLGQQLVLLCYEPERRSA
- a CDS encoding serine/threonine-protein kinase codes for the protein MTAPGDTLGPYVIEAEIASGGMGVVYRARNRVTGQLRALKVVRPELGRDPDFVDRFVREATIASQLQHPNLVETHEPGIDGGTIYLPMELLEGETLASRLRRVVRVTPSEAAAILVPIAEAVQLLNDRGLVHRDLKPGNVFLARTDAGETPKVIDLGTTRDVEDDEHTHTGMVIGSPFYMAIEQAEGRRDIDARADQYALGVIAYQMLTGARPYESDDSRSALAKLLRGDPYAPPSTIAYVGPALERVIERALQHDRERRFPTTLAFARAFAEAARSGVSEPPTSVHRRAAPARRRALVGAAIVAALAAFGGIAALVVTDRAEPPVITVTPLPPPPRAAAAPATAPNVEPAPPAEPVVAPAASTTLQADPAPRPARRRARARRDRAPSDADCGAATGIPCLD
- a CDS encoding substrate-binding domain-containing protein; translation: MPPNRLRALREARGLSQVALASAASLTRQSIGAIEAGRAVPGVDVALRLSRALDTTVEELFGAAPSEETISAEPWGATRPGRVALAKIGGRWVSYPLHGGAVRAADGIAGMPVKGRATVEAVRPIAESAENLIVMGCAPALGVLAARSARVVWIPASSTRALEALASRRAHLAGVHLVDARTGEANVPDVRRHAGAGRFVLITLARWEAGLVIAPARANTIRGPGDLGRRGIRVVTREPGSGARRLLDRALRDAGCAPSTIQASGHLEVAHAVSLGAADAGIATRDAAIAYGLDFVALAEERYDLVVPRALLADARVERFFDVMTAGPSRRELASLGYDVSASGTRVAEVSAA
- the glsA gene encoding glutaminase A, translating into MPPAPTDLTDESLYVSTGHLPPPADVQRRVQAAFEHARVHTEGACSEVYPALARVSPELFGVSLAGIDGSLVSIGDARHPFTIMSVAKPFTFALLCEALGPAACRRLIGANATGMPFNSAAAIDFGDEGRTNPMVNSGALAAASHLPGESLEAKWAHLSEGLARFAGHPLALDEDVYASAMQTHHRNHGMAWLLHGLGRLGMHPTEATELYTRQSCVQVTAEDLALMGATLADGGVQPKTRERVVSVESCAYALAVMTTAGMYETSGDWLYEVGIPGKSGIAGGIVAVAPGKGALGSFSPLLDGAGNSIRGQLVARELSRSLGLSLFTSSPAEPPRAESRAMPPSSEWARGW